One part of the Polyangiaceae bacterium genome encodes these proteins:
- the pilM gene encoding pilus assembly protein PilM translates to MARIVGIDIRDTHVRAVLLRTRYRAVELEQMTEVDVAQAVNPAEALRQALMPLLHAGEHFAVAIDGQKAFVHRIRVPATALKQLSDVLPFELEAELPLDIEEVVYDFRPPAATREPTAEVLTVAARETDVLSVIAQVKTATGREPERVSAGALPLSNLVELVPSVLGARPAAVVDFGGSHTDFVVMEGGLPVFARTLSRGVGTLPEGAEALAAELRQSLTAWLAKGGQSVEVVYLTGTLPAGAAEFLAYHLGTPVEVLPGLTLENATPDQLAALPRFARAVGIALGLRGKARDLNLRQGGLGYESGFAFLREKAPTLSGLFATIFVFFVFSTWAEMRSLNQENTALRSALGEISMKVLGEETSEPDRVQELLDKGPGKQDNDPMPHFDAFDVIVEISKAVPHTVTHDIQEFDMQRGKVKMNAIVGSTDEAQNISSTLKEHACFQDVKVSKITQVVNSDRQKYVLEFDVACPEDGGPKKPAKKEEGGEK, encoded by the coding sequence ATGGCCAGAATCGTAGGCATCGACATCCGAGACACCCACGTGCGCGCAGTGCTCCTGCGCACGCGTTACCGTGCGGTAGAGCTCGAGCAAATGACCGAGGTGGATGTGGCCCAAGCGGTCAATCCCGCGGAGGCGCTGCGCCAGGCGCTCATGCCGCTGCTCCACGCGGGCGAGCACTTTGCCGTGGCCATCGACGGTCAAAAGGCGTTTGTGCACCGCATCCGCGTGCCGGCTACGGCGCTCAAGCAGCTCTCCGATGTGCTGCCGTTCGAGCTGGAAGCCGAGCTTCCACTGGACATCGAGGAGGTCGTCTACGACTTCCGGCCGCCCGCTGCGACCCGCGAGCCGACGGCAGAGGTCTTGACCGTGGCGGCACGAGAGACCGACGTGCTCTCGGTAATCGCCCAGGTCAAAACGGCGACTGGCCGTGAACCGGAGCGCGTCTCCGCTGGTGCGCTTCCGCTCTCGAATTTGGTGGAGCTGGTCCCCAGCGTGCTCGGGGCGCGCCCCGCTGCCGTAGTAGATTTCGGCGGCTCCCATACGGACTTCGTGGTGATGGAGGGCGGACTGCCCGTGTTCGCGCGCACCCTGTCTCGCGGCGTGGGAACGCTCCCGGAAGGCGCGGAAGCGCTCGCGGCTGAACTTCGGCAGAGCCTCACCGCGTGGCTCGCGAAGGGCGGACAGAGCGTCGAAGTCGTCTATCTCACCGGAACGTTGCCAGCGGGCGCCGCAGAGTTTCTGGCCTATCACTTGGGTACTCCGGTCGAGGTGCTGCCGGGGCTCACTCTGGAGAACGCGACCCCCGATCAGCTCGCCGCGTTGCCGCGCTTCGCGCGAGCGGTTGGCATTGCCCTTGGGCTTCGGGGCAAGGCTCGAGACCTCAACCTCCGTCAAGGCGGGCTGGGCTACGAAAGCGGCTTTGCTTTCCTCAGGGAAAAGGCGCCGACGCTAAGTGGGCTGTTCGCGACGATCTTCGTCTTCTTCGTGTTCTCGACCTGGGCGGAGATGCGCTCACTAAACCAAGAAAACACCGCGCTCCGCAGCGCGCTTGGTGAAATCTCGATGAAGGTGTTGGGCGAAGAGACGTCAGAGCCCGATCGCGTGCAGGAGCTCCTGGACAAGGGGCCAGGCAAGCAAGACAACGACCCAATGCCGCACTTTGACGCGTTCGATGTGATCGTGGAGATCAGCAAGGCGGTGCCACACACGGTGACTCACGACATCCAAGAGTTCGACATGCAGCGCGGCAAGGTGAAGATGAACGCGATCGTCGGTTCAACCGACGAAGCGCAGAACATCTCCTCGACGCTCAAAGAGCACGCATGCTTTCAGGACGTGAAGGTCTCGAAGATCACCCAGGTGGTGAACAGCGATCGTCAGAAGTACGTGCTCGAGTTCGATGTCGCCTGTCCGGAAGATGGTGGACCTAAGAAGCCTGCCAAGAAGGAAGAGGGAGGCGAGAAATGA
- a CDS encoding general secretion pathway protein GspK, whose amino-acid sequence MTGAGQPTREAQGALRRYRLRKRRSRERGVALIMVLGALAVLTVMLTEFQTESTADLSSALSHRDSIRAEYAAKSGLNLSRLLLASEPTIRKAAAPIFLLMGGRSFQIPVWEFADLVLGAFNDKDGGKRFESLASVRLEEGENLGLDGAGFDIKIVDEDSKINVNLPAKGDAFSQVRTGTAIATLISGLQYDALFENRDADGQFTDRQAMCSALIDWTDPDQQAAVCQLGSDTAQTAAPEDSFYQQIGLKYVRKNAAFDSLEELRLVRGMSDDIWANFVEPDGGEAEKRPLTVWGQGELNVNTANAQALWTIICQYAVENTPMCSDPEEAIHFISVVSMLKGFTSGVPLFNSPKGFINAMGGKGMFGAVFAALGLQPVTFKSPNETMKAITTESKVFNVAVTGYVKSAKRETNARLRAVVDMRGAPEPAQAITDALGALGVEIPGVSSAGETAPEGNNPSATPTNLPEGATDSALANYFKPDPAGRIVYYRLE is encoded by the coding sequence ATGACGGGCGCTGGCCAGCCGACTCGCGAGGCGCAGGGTGCCCTCCGGCGCTATCGCTTGCGGAAGCGCCGCTCCAGGGAGCGCGGGGTTGCACTGATCATGGTGCTCGGCGCCTTGGCGGTGCTCACCGTGATGCTCACCGAGTTCCAGACCGAGTCCACCGCGGATCTCTCGAGCGCGCTATCTCATCGGGACTCGATCCGCGCGGAATACGCCGCGAAGAGCGGCTTGAACCTATCGCGCCTTCTGCTCGCGTCCGAGCCGACCATCCGCAAGGCCGCGGCGCCGATCTTCTTGCTGATGGGCGGGCGCTCCTTCCAGATCCCAGTCTGGGAGTTCGCCGACCTGGTGCTCGGCGCGTTCAACGACAAGGATGGCGGCAAGCGCTTCGAAAGCTTGGCCAGCGTGCGTCTGGAAGAGGGCGAGAACCTCGGGCTCGACGGCGCAGGCTTCGACATCAAGATCGTGGACGAAGACTCCAAGATCAACGTGAACCTGCCGGCGAAGGGTGACGCTTTCAGCCAGGTGCGCACGGGCACCGCCATCGCGACGCTGATTAGCGGTTTGCAGTACGACGCCTTGTTCGAGAACCGAGACGCTGACGGGCAGTTCACGGATCGCCAGGCGATGTGCTCCGCGTTGATCGACTGGACGGACCCGGATCAACAGGCTGCCGTGTGCCAGCTTGGATCGGACACCGCCCAGACTGCTGCGCCCGAGGACTCCTTCTATCAACAGATCGGTCTCAAGTACGTGCGCAAGAACGCCGCGTTCGACAGCCTGGAGGAGCTGAGGCTGGTGCGCGGAATGAGTGACGATATCTGGGCGAACTTCGTCGAGCCGGACGGAGGCGAAGCCGAGAAGCGTCCGCTCACCGTGTGGGGGCAGGGGGAACTCAACGTCAACACCGCCAACGCTCAAGCGCTCTGGACCATCATCTGTCAGTACGCGGTGGAGAACACGCCGATGTGCTCCGACCCAGAAGAAGCGATCCACTTCATTTCGGTGGTGAGCATGCTCAAGGGGTTCACGTCGGGCGTACCGCTCTTCAACTCCCCCAAGGGCTTCATCAACGCGATGGGCGGAAAGGGCATGTTCGGCGCGGTCTTCGCGGCTCTTGGTCTCCAGCCCGTGACGTTCAAATCCCCAAACGAGACCATGAAGGCCATCACGACGGAGAGTAAGGTGTTCAACGTGGCGGTGACCGGCTACGTGAAGAGCGCCAAGCGTGAGACCAACGCACGCCTGCGCGCGGTCGTCGACATGCGGGGCGCGCCCGAGCCGGCTCAGGCGATCACGGACGCGCTCGGTGCCCTCGGAGTGGAAATCCCGGGAGTTTCCAGCGCTGGTGAGACCGCGCCTGAGGGCAATAATCCTAGCGCCACGCCCACGAATCTCCCCGAGGGCGCGACCGACTCCGCACTCGCAAACTACTTCAAACCGGACCCGGCGGGTCGCATCGTGTATTACCGCCTGGAGTGA
- a CDS encoding prepilin-type N-terminal cleavage/methylation domain-containing protein, whose translation MSVAARLGRRVRRQLAGFTLLELIVAITILAMISMLLYGAFSGLRSTRDGVGEVSGRYHEGRSAMQRIARELQSAFLSFNRPIDQSLVTRETLFKGSRGSPADRVDFTAFAHRRLERDAHESDQCELSYFGSQDPKQRAVTDLVRRESTVIDLEPDRGGRVQVLATDIDLFQLEYLDPFTGRWTEQWDSSQSIGQTNRLPYQVHITLVLNGGQRSSKGRARGTIKFDTKVMIPIQSPMDFAGLGALQR comes from the coding sequence ATGAGCGTGGCTGCACGCTTGGGGCGGCGCGTCCGGCGCCAGCTCGCGGGCTTCACGTTGCTCGAGCTGATCGTGGCGATCACGATCCTGGCGATGATCAGCATGCTGCTCTACGGCGCCTTCTCTGGGCTTCGTAGCACCCGCGACGGCGTGGGTGAGGTGAGCGGCCGCTATCACGAGGGGCGCAGCGCAATGCAGCGCATCGCCCGTGAGCTGCAGAGCGCCTTCCTGAGCTTCAATCGCCCGATCGATCAATCACTCGTCACGCGAGAGACGCTGTTCAAGGGCAGCCGCGGCTCCCCCGCTGATCGCGTGGATTTCACTGCCTTTGCCCATCGCCGGCTGGAGCGTGACGCTCACGAGTCAGATCAGTGCGAGCTCTCCTACTTCGGCTCTCAGGACCCCAAGCAACGTGCGGTGACGGACCTCGTGCGTCGCGAGTCGACGGTGATTGATTTGGAGCCCGACAGGGGCGGTCGTGTCCAGGTGCTAGCGACGGACATCGACCTGTTCCAGCTCGAGTACCTCGATCCCTTCACCGGGCGCTGGACGGAGCAGTGGGACTCCAGCCAGTCCATCGGTCAGACGAATCGCCTACCATACCAGGTGCACATCACGCTGGTGCTCAACGGAGGACAACGCTCCTCCAAGGGCCGCGCCCGCGGCACCATCAAGTTCGACACCAAGGTGATGATTCCAATTCAGTCCCCGATGGACTTCGCAGGGTTGGGGGCCCTTCAGCGATGA